TGCCGGGGCCGGAAGCGCGTTCCAGCCTGCGCCTGCCCAGGCGGTGTAGGCATCCTTCCAGCCCGGCGGCGTGGTCACGACGCCATCCTTCAGAACCGAGCCGTGCTTGTCGCCGATGCGGTTCAGCGGCGCGAGCACGTCTCCAGCGAATTTCGCGGCTTCGTCGAGCACGGCCTGAGCCATGTCGCCATCAAGCTCCGGCGCCAGACCATCCGCGATCAGCCGGTCGAGGCCCGCGACATGACGCATCGTGGCGAGGATGTCCTCGACGGGGGCGCGATAGCTCATCGTGTCTTCTCCCTGCACGCCAGCCTTGCCACTGTCGCAGCCGGCCATTCTCTGTTTTCGTGACGTCGGCCGACCGTGCGCCTTGCTCCGGCCAGCCGCTTTTGGCGTTGCCGCGATGGTAGCGAGGAACTATCCCCGATGCCATGCGCTGCGCGAACGGCTCCGCTGCAGCACGGATATAGTTTATATGTAAACCGTCTTGGGTCAATCGGGCGCGACCGCCCGGCGATGGAGCCATGGTGACGCAGATTCCCGTGACGCAGGATGCCCCCGTCCCCCCGCATGACAGAGCGCCTGCGCCCTGATCCAGCCGGGATCGCGCGGGCAGCGGAGCTGTTGCGTGAGGGCCGCCTCGTCGCGCTGCCGACCGAGACGGTCTACGGGCTCGCGGCTGACGCGACCTCCGGCACCGCAGTCGCCGGCATCTATGCCGCCAAGGAACGGCCGAGCTTCAACCCACTGATCGCGCATCTGCCCGATCTCGCCGCCGCCCGCCGGCAGGGGCTGTTCGACGCCAACGCGCTGGCGCTGGCCAGAGCCTTCTGGCCAGGCCCGCTCACGCTGGTCGTGCCGGTCTCCGCCGGTTGCGAGGTCAGCGAGCTGGCGCGCGCCGGACTGGGATCGGTCGCGCTGCGGGTGCCGTCGCATCCGGTCGCTCGTGCGATCCTGCAAGCGGCGGGACGCCCCATTGCAGCCCCCTCCGCGAACCGCTCGGGCCGTGTCAGCGCGACCAGCGCGGCGCACGTGCTTGAAGATCTCGACGGGCGGATCGACGCGGTGCTGGACGGGGGCGTAACGGCGGTCGGCGTCGAATCCACCATCGTCGCCTGCCTCGACGGCGCGCCACGCCTGCTGCGGCCCGGCGGCGTGCCCCGCGCCGCGATCGAGGGCGTGATCGGGCGCTCCCTCGTGCTTGCGGGCGAGGCCGGCATGGCGCCGATCTCGCCGGGTCTGCTCGCTTCTCACTACGCGCCTGCCGCGCGCATCCGGCTCGAGGCGGAGGCCCCTCGCCCCGGCGAGGCCTGGCTCGGCTTTGGCAGCGACCCTGCACTGGTGGCGAGCGCCGCACCCGCGCTCGATCTCAGCCCCGGCGGCGATCTCACGGAAGCCGCGGCGAACCTGTTCGGGCATTTGCGGGCGCTCGATGCGGCTGGCCCCGCCGTGATCGCGATCGCGCCGATCCCCGATGACGGGCTGGGCGAGGCGATCAACGACCGGCTCCGGAGGGCTGCCGCGCCGCGCTGAAACCGCCCGCGCACTTGCACTCCTGCAAGATTTCGGATTGCCTGCCGGGGACCGTCGGCAGGGGCCCGTCATGACCACCAATCTCGCCTGGGATGACTTCCGGCTGGTCAAGGCGATCGCCGACCATCACGGGCTGACGGGGGCGGCGGCGGCGCTCGGCGTCAACCATTCCACCGTGTTCCGCCGCCTCGGGCAGATCGAGGAGCAGGTCGGGCTGCAGCTCTTCGAACGACGCAAGACCGGCTATGTCGCGACCGTCGCCGGCGTCGAGATGGCGATGCTGGCCGCCCGCGTCGAGGACGATGTCGCCGCCTTCAGCCGCCGGCTGGCGGGGCGCGACCTCGCACCCTCGGGCGAATTGCGCATCACCACCACCGACACGCTCTATCTCAACCTGCTGCTGCCGATCTTCGCTGCCTTCCGCGCCCTCCATCCGGCCATCCGCCTCGACGTCGTGATCGGCAACCAGGCGCTCAACCTGTCGAAGCGCGACGCCGATATCGCGATCCGCGCCAGCGACGCGCCGGGCGAAACGCTGGTCGGGCGCCGGCTGGCGACGCTGAACTGGGCGATCTATGGCAACGCCGCCCAGAGCGCGGCCGGCTTGGGCGATCCCGACAGCCTGTTCGCGCGCGACTGGGTCGCACTCGGCGATGCGCTGGGCCATGTCAAAGCCGCCCGCTATGTCCGCGAGAAGGTGGCGCCGGAACGCATCGCGCTGAAGAGTTCGGCCGTGCTCGGGCTGGCGGAGGCGGTTGAGCAGGGGCTCGGCATCGGCCCCCTGCCCTGCTTCATCGCCGACCAGCGCCCCGCGCTGGTACGGCTGCTGCCACCCGACCCCGATTTCTCGACCGGGCTGTGGATCCTGACCCATCCCGACATCCGCAACGCCCCGCGCGTGCGCGCCTTCATGGACTATGTCGGCGGCGAACTGGCGAAGAAGCGCGGGCTGATCGAGGGGACAGGGTAGGTCCCCTCCACGGTACCGGCTTCAGATCTCGATGCCTTCCGGGATCAGCGCCAACCCCTTGGCATACGCATCCTTGAAGCGGTCGAAGCCGTGGCTGCCGCCATTGACCAGCTTTCGGGCAAGAGCAAGATTGTCCGCCGCCAGAGCCGCGCGGATCTCGTCCTCCTTGTTGGAGAGGAACTGCGCGAGGATCTGCCCGGCAATGCGGGGCTGGTTGGCCTGAAGCGGCTGGGCGACGAGACCGACGCCGATCTGCGTGCCGATGCGGGTGTAATTGTCCCGGCCGGTGAGCTGGATGAAGCCGCGCCCCTTGAACAGCGAGCCGTCGCCGGCCTGCGTGTTGCCCAGCCGCTTCCCGATCGGCGTGCCCGGCTCGTAGAGGTCAAACGGGGCCTTCTCGGTGTTGAACTTGCTCTTCATCTCGTCGATCGGCAGGAACCCTTCCGTCTCCGCCCGGATCGTCGCCAGCGCCATCAGCAGCATGTCGCGATCGGCCAGACCATAGGATCGCAGCCCGGCGAGGACATGCGGCAGGTGGGTGCGGATATTGGCGAGCGGGGTCGCTGGCACGAACAGCCGGGCGACCAGTTCCGGCGTGATCTGCGTGACGGCGGAGAAGCTCGACCAGGCAGTCGATGCGACGTTGCTCGCAAGGACCGACTGCAGCGAGGCGATCTCCGTGCTCAGCTGCGACGTCTGCATGATCAGCCGGTCGGCCTGGTCGGGCGGTACGACCGCAGGAGTGCTTCCCGTCGTACTGGTCGATGTCGTCGTCCCCGCCCCGCCGGTGATGGCGGGTGACTTGGACATGAACCCTTCGATGAAGTCAGCGCCGGCATAGCCGGCAGCGGCGAGCCCCAGGAGAATCTCGACTGTCGCCCCCGCTGCGCCGGTCAGCTTGTCGAGGCCGATCGCCAGCGCGGCCAGCACCCCGGCGATGAAGCCGATGATCAGGCTGATCACGAGGCGGCTGGCGAGAAAGGTCGTGGCCTGATCGGGAGGCTGGGTGGCGTTGAAGTCGTGCAGCTTCTTCAGGCCGACGACCGTGCGCGCACCCTGCCCCACCATGCCCATCAGCCCCGCCAGCATCAGGGCGCTCAACAAGACCGTCGGTTGCATCACCGTATCCCCCCAGGCAACGCCGCGGGGTGAATACAACCTATGGTTTAGTTTTCGTCAATCCTCTCTTTTGGCGACAGGCGCCCCGCCCGCCTAGCCGATCTCCACCACGACCCGCCCGCGCACCTTCCCATCGACGATGGCGCGGGCGGTGTCGATGACGTCGGTCAACGGGACCCGCGTGGTCATCAGGGCGAGGCGGTCGCGGTCGAGGTCAGCCGCCAGCCGGGCCCAGGCCTCGAGACGGCGCGGCTTCGGGCACATCACCGAGTCGATGCCGAGCAGGGCGACGCCGCGCAGGATGAAGGGTGCGACCGAGGCCGGCAGGTCCATGCCCTGGGCGAGGCCGCAGGCGGCGACGGCACCGCCATACTTCGTCATGGACAGCAGGTTGGCGAGCGTGTGCGAGCCCACTGCATCGACGCCGGCGATCCAGCGCTCCTTGCCGAGCGGGCGGCCGGGCGCCGACAACTCCGCGCGGTCGATGATCTCGGCGGCACCGAGGCCCTTGAGATACTCTGCCTCCTCGGCCCGGCCGGTCGAGGCGATGACGTGCCAGCCGGCCTTGGCCAGCAGCGCGACCGCCACCGAGCCGACGCCGCCGGCCGCACCGGTGACGACCACCGGCCCATCTGCGGGCTTGAGCCCGTGCTTCTCGAGCGCCAGCACGCAAAGCATAGCCGTGTAGCCGGTGGTGCCGATCGCCATCGCCTCGTCGGGATTGAGGCCTGCCGGCAGCGGCACCAGCCAGTCGCCCTTGACGCGGCTCTTCTGGGCATAGGCGCCCAGATGGGTCTCGCCCGTGCCCCAGCC
This portion of the Bosea sp. OAE506 genome encodes:
- a CDS encoding LysR family transcriptional regulator; translated protein: MTTNLAWDDFRLVKAIADHHGLTGAAAALGVNHSTVFRRLGQIEEQVGLQLFERRKTGYVATVAGVEMAMLAARVEDDVAAFSRRLAGRDLAPSGELRITTTDTLYLNLLLPIFAAFRALHPAIRLDVVIGNQALNLSKRDADIAIRASDAPGETLVGRRLATLNWAIYGNAAQSAAGLGDPDSLFARDWVALGDALGHVKAARYVREKVAPERIALKSSAVLGLAEAVEQGLGIGPLPCFIADQRPALVRLLPPDPDFSTGLWILTHPDIRNAPRVRAFMDYVGGELAKKRGLIEGTG
- a CDS encoding MDR family oxidoreductase produces the protein MTSFKALVATKGETGPSLAFTDFAESDLMEGDVTVRVTHSTVNYKDGLAITGRAPVVRRWPMIPGIDFAGRVETSEHPDFKPGDLVVLNGWGTGETHLGAYAQKSRVKGDWLVPLPAGLNPDEAMAIGTTGYTAMLCVLALEKHGLKPADGPVVVTGAAGGVGSVAVALLAKAGWHVIASTGRAEEAEYLKGLGAAEIIDRAELSAPGRPLGKERWIAGVDAVGSHTLANLLSMTKYGGAVAACGLAQGMDLPASVAPFILRGVALLGIDSVMCPKPRRLEAWARLAADLDRDRLALMTTRVPLTDVIDTARAIVDGKVRGRVVVEIG